The Balneolaceae bacterium genomic sequence CCGCGAAGAATACCGCCACATGCCAGGAGAGCGCCAGAAGAAGGCTGGCCGCCAGGAGTCCCCCGGCCACCAGGTAGCTGTAGCGTTTCAATGGCAGGCGGTCGATCCCGCCGCCCAGCCAGGGCAGGGTGGCTGCGCTTCCGAGGGTCGCCAGGGAGTAGAGGGTGCCGAAGGCGGCATTGGAAAGCTGAAAATCCTCCAGGAAATGGGGCACGAAGAGCGAAATGAGGAAGGTCTGGCCGAAGCTGGCAATGAAGGTGAAGGAGAGGCCGAAGGTCAGCATCCTTTTTTCCCGGAGGGCGAAGGCAAGATAGTTCACGGGAATGCGGCGGGGGGCTTGGGCGGGTAGCTGTTGATGATAATCACGTTCGTGGACGGCAAAGATAGGCTATTTCGCGGCTTTAATAAACCGGAATCGGTGGGCTATTTGGTCTGCCTCCGGGTAGTTGCTGACGCCCATCGACACCTACCAGGGAAAGCCAATCCTATGCCCGCCAGACTCTGGCACTGGTCGTATTTCCACGCCTGTAAGGCATCTTCCCATCTTGTGAGTCACATAGCCTGTATCAGGATTTTTGTTGTAATTAATTAACCTATAGATTAATTTGTTTTGAAACGTACCTGCTTTTGAGATAGATAGAAGCCAATCTGCACATAAAATACTGTATGTAGACGAGGCGAACGCGGAAGAGAAGCCAAGAGCCTGGATACCAGATTCAGGGAATATTATAAATCGGATCGGAGGGTATGAATATGATTTCGAAAGTTGAGGAATTGAAGCGCCGATTTCAGCGGCTCGATCAATTTGAAAGCAGGGAAGACGAAATTGAATATGCGGAAATGGTGTCCAGTGTTCAGCTTTCTGAGTGATGTCCAGCGGGAACTTGATAGAAGAAACTGGACTAGAAAGAGGCTGGCCGGGGAGATCGGAGTTTCCGAAAGCTATTTATCTCAAATTGTTCCATGGTGAAAAAGTGATCAATCTGGAAACCATGGTCAAAATTTCCAAGGCTTTGGATACTGAGTTTGAACTGAGAATCTCCCCGAAGAATCAGTCAAACGGTAAGAGAAGCCCATGGCTCAAATGGATCTTTGGATATGATCTCCCGGTAATGTTTAATAGTTGGGTAGCGGGTACGCTATTCAACGCTTACCGTTGAATAACATAGATTTTCAATATAAAGGAAGAAAGTAATCGATTTTCACGATATTGTAGCCGCATTTCGCCGTTACACCTTACCGGAAAACCCGTCCCGGAGCATATCTCCGCCCGGTGGCAGGACGTCCCCGACCTGATCGAGGAGTTGTTGCAGGCGGAAAAACAATTGTTCGAAGGAGACTTCGATACCGTTCTGGTCGATGCCCTTTTTGCCTTTGGATTCGTCTTCATCCATCCTTTTGCGGATTGGAACGGTCGTAATTCACCGTTATGGAAGAAAAATACAGGGAGTTGTTCGAGCTGTAGCCTGACGGCGATACGAAACTGGCGTTCTGCTTTCGTATCTTACCTGCGCATTCACGAATTCGATGCACGTGAAGCCGCAACCGAAAACCAATATTTGTTGAATGACGACCCTATCTATAGCAGACGAGACGAAACCGCTCCAGGAGGTCAGCCTGGACTGGATAGTCAGCACCATCAGCCGGAATCGGATCATGGATATCCGGAACTGCGTGGTGGTGGAGATTGAGTCGGAGAAGGTGGATCTCCGCCTGACTGCCAACTGCGAGGATCAGCGGGAGGCCACCTCTTCCAATGAGTTTGAAAGCCGCATCGTGTTTCTGTGGCAAGACCTGGTGTTGGGTGAAGGACGACCTGGATCCGCATGCGCTCTATGATTTTCTGAAGCGCATGGATCAATGGGTCGCCTATGAGCCCAAAAAATAGCCTTTTGGCGGGTTATCGTGGTCTGTCTCCGGTAGTTGCTGACGCCCATCGACACCACCAGGAAGGCCAGTCCTATGCCCGCCAGCCACTGGTACTGGTTCTTGTAGTCGGCGTACTCCTGGCTGGCGAATTCGCCCTGCTGCAGCTCGTCCAGCCTCCCCAGGAAACGGTCGATACTCTTACCGCCTGTATCGATGGCGTAGTACTCTCCGCCGCCCTGCCCGGCGATGTCGCGTAGCACCTGCGGCTCCAGCCGGGTGGTGACCACCTGTCCCTGTGCGTCGCGCTTGTTGCCGATGAGCGTGCCGCTCTGGTCATAGAGCGGGATGTTGGCGCCGGAGGTGGTGCCGATGCCCACCGTGTAGATGGAGACGCCCATGGAGGTCAGGGCATCCAGCTCCTCGCTGTAACCCTCCCCATGGTTCTCTCCGTCGGACATGATGAGCATCACCTTGGCGGCCTCGGTGGAGCCGCTCTCCTCGTCAATGGATTCAAAGGCCTGGCGGGCGGTTTCCATGGCTGCGCTGAAGTCGGTGGAGGTGGAGGGCATCTGGTCGGAATCCACGATGTCCAGGAAAAGACGCATGGCGGAGTAGTCCAATGTCATGGGGGTCTGCAGGTAGGCGTCACCGGTAAAGACCACCAGGCCCACCCGGTCGCCCTCCAGCCGGTCGACCAGCCGGGAAATTTCGTATTTGGCCTTGTCCAGGCGGCTGGGCCTGACGTCCTCGGCGTTCATGGAGGCCGACAGGTCCAGCGCCACCAGCAGATCCACGCCCTGGCGCTGCACCTCGCGCACCTCAGTGC encodes the following:
- a CDS encoding VWA domain-containing protein codes for the protein MREVQRQGVDLLVALDLSASMNAEDVRPSRLDKAKYEISRLVDRLEGDRVGLVVFTGDAYLQTPMTLDYSAMRLFLDIVDSDQMPSTSTDFSAAMETARQAFESIDEESGSTEAAKVMLIMSDGENHGEGYSEELDALTSMGVSIYTVGIGTTSGANIPLYDQSGTLIGNKRDAQGQVVTTRLEPQVLRDIAGQGGGEYYAIDTGGKSIDRFLGRLDELQQGEFASQEYADYKNQYQWLAGIGLAFLVVSMGVSNYRRQTTITRQKAIFWAHRRPIDPCASENHRAHADPGRPSPNTRSCHRNTMRLSNSLEEVASR
- a CDS encoding MFS transporter, with amino-acid sequence MNYLAFALREKRMLTFGLSFTFIASFGQTFLISLFVPHFLEDFQLSNAAFGTLYSLATLGSAATLPWLGGGIDRLPLKRYSYLVAGGLLAASLLLALSWHVAVFFAALLLLRLTGQGLSGHTAQTAMARQFTVRRGKALSIVGLGYPLGEAFFPMLIAGLLTILGWREIWLIFAGVIAFVFIPFLAVVLKRPAEQRNGQRTGKRPGKRVQ